From the genome of Rhinoderma darwinii isolate aRhiDar2 chromosome 1, aRhiDar2.hap1, whole genome shotgun sequence:
gcagaccaggaatGGAATTCCTGGAATAGGGGGAAGTCTGTATTCAGGAAACCCAGAAGTGATATATATTTAATCCATGGTCTTTGCTTTTATATCAACGTGATTTGGACTATGACTTCATTATGAAAACTCGATGATGGAAACACTTGAAGGGCTGCGCAGCCTAATCCATCAACATTCCTTTCAAGGATTGATCGTCCAAGACTTTGCAAGGTGAAGAATGTGCATTGCTGCATGGTTTACGGACTTGGATTTTATATCTATGTCTTCAACATATGGACTCTGGACTATGgattttaaatctatgtcttCAACATATGGACTATCGTTCTACAATCTAAAGACTGTGTTTATGCTGACAAGTTATGATAGATTATTCTATTGTGAACGAGTCAACAACATAAGTACCAAATCTTCAATGGAACCAGACAATAAGGAGAAGAAAATTCCATCATTTTATATAAGGTTTAATTAAAAATCTACTTTGTATGGGTATCCGATCACTATTTACTAGAACATTGAGTTACATCATAAAGTAGTGATTCACATACGGGCATTCAATTTATTTGAGCAAAGGACATTTAATAAtattcagaaataaaaaaaagactgaaGACCCAATGACAAATCTGGTCTGATGAtaaatctgtatattttgagggtTCCAACTGATGTATCTCCGCAAAAGGGGGAAATGTTAAATATGAGTGTTACAATATAGGGCACCTTCACATTCCGTGTTAATCACTTTGCTAATATTCACAATTGATATTCAATATAAAAGAACTAAATATACAATAAGCTGACATTGACAATTGAACACATAGATATTTCAGTGCACTAAGAGGGTTGAAGAAGTGCATGAGTATGCCATTTGTAAACTTCTGTATATGTAGACACAAAAGCTACATAGATGTTTAAGACAGGCctgtatttttgggtacatatgacaCATAGGGACAGACTTGAAACGATACTCCAAACTGATACTGACAGACGGACACTCAGAGACCTGGGGGAGGGGTCCTGTACCTTCAACATGACTTCCAGCAGTGAGAGGGAATGACAGCTGTATACGTAGGAATGTATCTTTTCTTGTAAATTGCTGCAATTATTCTAGATTTTCCTGTTCATATTTCCTGTATCTTTTACCACAATGATCACAAAGATTTATATAAACTAACATTACTTGTAGAAGTATCGTGGTCCTCCTAGTATATACTGAACAAGAATTTCTGACGAACTACATAATATTTATCAGAGAGACTTCTTGTAGCATTCTGCTCTCAGGCTGATCTTACCTAGACAGACTGGCCGGGACCAACTGGCAGTTGTCTGAAATCTCTACATGTAGATGGTTTTCTGGACAGTGGAATGATTGACATCTAATAGTTTGACGACCTTCCCTTTCCTGAATTATAAACATCTAAAACCTTTCTGAAGGCCCCACAGCACTATGGATCTCAACACACATTTCATCAACAAAGGGTAAACCAAATGTCAGAGGTTTAAATAAGACACGTTCCTCCTGGATCCTCTCTGAagatggaatcacacatgcaggttgtttttagccaaagccgagaatgtattaaaaataaatggGAAATATAAATAAAGGACTTCTACTTTTCCTTCCAGCtagatccacttctgactttggctaggaaaaaaataaataaataaataaaaccctgcaCCTTAAGCTGCATGTGGGTCTCCAGCCTAAGTATATATTCACCTACAGCCGTTTTGTTACAGAAATGTATGCAACTGTCCCATTCATGTGGATGGAGCTTGTAGAATCCATGTGCATACTGCAGAAAAAATAACCACTCAGAATTTCAGTTGCAAAACTTTCTGCtacaaatctgcagtgtgtgaatatatcAAAACAAAGTTCTAATCATTTGTATTAAAACTGGAGCagcttattctaattttaggtcttTCAGGTAGTGATAAATATACTTATGATATTGCCTTCTCTGATAAAACATCTGtgaattttaattttaataaattattgAAAAGTTCCTTTTTTGTTGTATTCCATCACGGCCAGCATTTTATATTATTTGAATGAAGATCAAATTTTGATATGTccatatatgttaaaaaatacaaatattcccATGGGGCATCTGTACGGTGACTCTGGATTCTCCTGCAGTGCGggggaatttttttaaaaaacagtaaTAATATGCGATGTTCATGGTGACAATTCAGCTTCTCTGCTTTGTAAGAAAACCAGGCTCTTCATTTCTTCCTTTTACCCACAATACTTTTCCTTCATTGATCCCAATTACAGTTGAATTCCGGTAAATACAGGAGGATTCAAATAGGACGatgcaaaagtaaaggcctgtgGTTAAAGTAAAATCAGTGGTAAATGGCCATTGACTGAAAAATCAAAGAAGAACAGTCaaagttgcctatagcaaccaatcacagcacagctttcatttccaAGAGCCAAATTTGAAATGTGCTTGCATAGTATGACATAAGATGGTGACATCGAAGCAAAAAATAGCTTTTTCTGTGTTGGAATCTGCAGGAACGGGGGTTTGTTGTGGCAGTAGAGTGAAATTTTCAGAATAAATTTTTGTAAAAGTGCTCTGCATAGAAACTGCATTTCACATTGGGTGATGCAATTAGAAAACACTGGGTATTTATGTCATGAGAAAAGTCTGGGCCACCTAAAGACATGGGATGAGACAGTGAGAAGGATTCAAGCCGTGTACGACCAGGCTGACCagtatggaactacaggtgcACAAACCACGGTATGCCGTATCTTACGAAAACGCCTGCATTTTAAGCCATACAGATTACATCTTATTTAAGAACTGGAAGAGGACGAATTAGCTGACAAGCTGGCGTTCAGCGACGAGGCTACCTTTCATCTCAGAGGGAAGGTCAATCGCCACAACGTCAGAATTTGGGACTCAGAAAAACCATGCGTCCTTATCGAGCACAGGAAGGACTCACCCAAAAGTAATCGTGTACTGTAAAATGAGAAGGCACAAAGTCTACTGTCCCTTCTTTTTCGCTGAGGATACTGTCAGTGGCCACTTCTACctggacatgttaaaggaatggcttatgccacagatagaCTATGTTCGGCAGATCTTCCtctatcagcaggatggtgcacTTCCACATTTTCATTTGGATGTTCACCAATACTCGCCAGAAACAATGATTCACCAATATTGCGTTGGCCTCTACGATCACCAGATCTAACATCCTACGACTTCTATCTGTGGGGTTACATCAAGGACTTAGTGTATCTGCCCCCCAGGCACAGGATCTGAATGACCTGGGACAACGCATCACTAAAACAGTGGAGTACATATCCAAGGATATGCTGTcacccacccagacagcactggacTACCACCTAGACATCTGCCGTGTTACCAATGGAAATTACTTTGAACATTCGTAGCGCATAGATAAAACTTAGATAGTGTCTTctcatgttaataaatttgtgttacGTTCTCTCGGTTATGAATACCGCAGCTATAACTTTGCACCATACTTTTTTAATTGCTCTGTATAATTGCTCTGTATAATTAACACTCCTATggtacctacacacacacacacacacacacacacacacacacacacacacacacacacacagtgcttctATTAAGAATGCCATGCTTTTGTTGGGGTTTTCCTTGGCATATTTTGTGTGGCAAAAACCGCTGCAAACAGATATTAGCAGGAAGTGATTAGGGATAATTACACACATAAAAGTAAAAtcttttgtgatgtttttttctttttatcttgtgttgttttttttaggtcaaaggcattttcccataggcttctatatAGAAAAAAACACACTTCTAaagaaaacacattaaaaatgtgtttttaagaAAAATGGCACTGAAAAGATAAATAAAATTCATGATcctttaagagaaaaaaaaaacaacaataagttTCTGAGAAGGAAGGTTTAATGTCCAAGTTATctgatgtattattatttttttctcttataGCATTTCCCACTTtccgaacatgaatatggtttcttctCTATGTAAATTTTCtgataagttaaaaaaaattgtatttccttgtaaaacatttttacatcAATACAGCGTCTCCCCTCCGTGACTTTTCTGATAATCCTTTAGTTTGgttttagtaataaaacatttcttACACTCTAGACAtgaatacagcttctcccccttgtgTCTTCTCCGATGCATTTCAAAATTTGATTTTtgtgcaaaacatttcccacattctgaacatgaatacagcttctgtcctgtgtgacttctctcatgtgcaacacgatttgttttttttgtaaaccatttcccacattctgaacatgaatacggtttctctcctgtgtgacttctctcatatgcaacaagatttgatttttgtgcaaaacatttcccacattctgaacatgaatacggcttctctcctgtgtgacttctctcatgtgtaacaagatgtgatttttgtgcaaaacatttcccacattctgaacatgaatacggcttctctcctgtgtaaaTTCTCACGTGTAACAAGACTTGATTCTtccataaaacatttcccacattctgaaaatttatttggcttctctcctgtgtgaattctctcatgtgcaacaagatttgatttttgcCTAGTGCATGACCAgattcatagaacaccttgtagagaacttctatgtgcagtcacagctccctcaggtcctgcactatgtataacacattgcattgtctgacgtgttgctgtaatgtagaactaaggctgggttcacactacctattttcagacgtaatggaaccgttttacgcttcgaattatgtctgaaaaaatggctccaatacgtcggcgaacatctgcccattactttcaatgggtttgccgatgtactgtgccggcgacctgtcattttacgcgtcgctgtcaaaatacggcgcgtaacaatacagcctcgtcaaaagaagtgcaggacacttcttgggacgtaattggagccatttttcattgactccaatgaagaaccgctccaaattacgtccgtaaaagacgccccgcaaaatgcgagtacacgcaattacgtctgaaattcaggagctgttttctcctgaaaacagctccgtaatttcagacgtgatcgcagttatcgtgtgcacataccctaaggaggaacctcaccttagcaaacctcccaattcactttctaaattcattattacttacctgtggtaacacctcctggaatttcctcctccactttactcttagggtatgtgcacacacactaattacgtccgtaattgacggacgtatttcggccgcaagtcccggaccgaacacagtgcaaggagccgggctcctagcatcatacttatgtacgatgctaggagtccctgcctcgctgcaggacaactgtcgcgtagtgtaatcatgttttcagcacgggacagtagttccacggagaggcagggactcctagcatcgtacataagtatgatgctaggagcccggctccctgcactgtgttcggtccgggacttgcggccgaaatacgtccgtcaattacggacgtaattagtgtgtgtgcacatacccttaaaggttcTACCAGGAGAACGTCTCATACATGAGCAGAAGAGAAGActccagtgttagtagatctcacaCTGAACATGCGGAACATCTTCCACATGATGGTCATGTCCGCTGTTCCCACATGGTAGAACTTTACACTCCTCATGTTGTAGAGATTATAAGAGCAGCGCAGATCAGTCACTGGTATTATATAcgactatgttcacacatggagAAATGGTGGCAGCAATTTCTGTGATTATCCAACTCATCTGATTGTGGTTAATAAAAAGCCATGgatctgctgcagaaacaacaatATTCAGTTATATGAAAACTTCTACAACAAATCTGTTACCATCCCCCAGTTCAGCACTGCAGCAAAGCGAGGAACGTGTGATCAGAGATCAGGAATCACATATCTGTATATAATGCACATGACGAAATAACCGGCgtatgcagcacggacagcagagaGATGGGCGGGGAGTGACTCAGGTATGTGGAGCAAttgcagggaggaggtataagaggagagaactacaactcccagcatgtctagactgttattatgtgatatcagaggacattacagggagggggtataagaggaaagaactacaactcccagcatgtctagactgttattatgtgatatcagaggacattacagggaggaggtataagaggaaagaactacaactcccagcatgtccagactgttattatgtgatatcagaagacattacagggaggaggtataagaggaaagaactacaactcccagcatgtccagactgttattatgggatatcaaagaACATTACAGGGtggtggtataagaggagagaactacaactcccagcatgtccaggctgttattatgtgatatcagaggacattacagggagaaggtataaaaggagagatctacaactcccagaatgtccagactgttattatgtgatatcagaggacattacagggagaaggtataaaaggagagaactacaactcccagaatgtccagactgttattatgtgatatcagaggacattacagggagaaggtataaaaggagagaactacaactcccagaatgtccaggctgttattatgtgatatcagaggacattacagggagaaggtataaaaggagagaactacaactcccagcatgtccagactgttattatgtgatatcagaggacattacagggagggggtataagaggagagaactacaactcccagaatgtccagactgttattatgtgatatcagaggtcattacagggaggagtataagaggagagaactacaactcccagcatgtccagactgttattatgtgatatcagaagacattacagggaggaggtataagaggagagaactacaactcccagcatgtccagactgttatgtgatatcagaggacattacagggagaggtataagaggagagaactacaactcccagcatgtccagactttaattatgtgatatcagaggacattacaggtagtggtataagaggagaggactacaactcccagcatgtccagaattttattatgggatatcaggggacattacagggaggaggtataagaggagagaactacaactcccagcatgtccagactgttatgtgatatcagaggacattacaggaggaggtataagaggagagaactacaactcccagcatgcccaggctgttattacgtgatatcagaggacattacagggagggggtataagaggagagaactacaactcccagcatgtccaggctgttattatgggctaTAACGTCACGTGATCATCATCATTTCTCCACAGCACAGGAGCCCCGCCCCCTCACATAGACCAGCCCGTTATTTCACGTGATCCACATCACAGGTCCATCCCCCACGTCTCCTCCTCACTGATAAGCTCCGCCTCTTCCGCAGTGACCACATGGTCGTGACGTCTTCACAGGTCCTTTAGCCAGAACCCATTATATTTCACACGTTTTAGCTCCGATCCCCActgcactggtcacatgatcCCCATTCCCCCCTCATGTCATGCGATCATCATGTCCTTCATACATCTCTCATTCTTTGCACTTCTAAGCTCCGTCCCCAGAtgcagcggtcacgtgatctTTATATTGTTACATGTCCTTCATCCACCACGTCTCTCCACTGATAAGCTCCGCCCCTCCTGCCGTTGTCacgtggtggtgacgtcatcacaggtccttcagctatttccatgtatgaggtagagagcagcgctggtcgggtgttctctctgttatctgtcacccctgtatgagtgtgtatacagagagccgtcaatcattgagtgaccccgcccactggactcctagccgggatttaacccctccagtgccggcctctttgggggtaagtggttatttctggtctttgtagtggtcggatggtttgtgggacgagtcgtgttttgtaatgacataatattcgggacatacaacttattcactgacttttatacatttcttgttaatgtcgttcaccgtgcggtttaagggaatgttcacacgtagcgaatacgacccacaacacgcaaggaaatcaccccgaatattcaccccaaatggtggccgtataatccccccgaatatctactacagaaatacaacaaggccgatcctcacctctccgagcgttaccatagcaacacgaccctgctcttccggctgtgtccaggtgacccctataatgacatgtgacctctccagcctgtgattggctgcaggggtcacatgacgccttctgttttatatatgtgtaacctgcagcgttgctgtgaacacgcggtggagccgcagaggattctgggaagaaTGGCGTTTGTTGCGGAACTTGACATTCCTattgaacttaatggggaaattctgcaacaaatgcgcagcgaatccgcggtataaatccgatatcctgcgtgcctataaaccgcaccacaggttaaccccttaacgaccaggccagGTTCTATTCCCCCTGTCTTCTCAGATCTATAACATTTTTGTGCTTTCCTGTCAGTCTCGCGGTGCGAGGATTAGgttctgcgggacgagttgtagattttcagggCGTCATATAAAGTATCACATAATCTCACTGCAACTGCAAAACTCCTATGTGGGGGAAATGGGGAAAATCTGGGATTCCTCCAATGTATTTTTGTGGTAAAAACGTCCTGATAACTTTATTCTtccgtcaatacgattacggagatagcaaatttctatagtttttcaTGATGTGCGACATTTACAGAGAAAAAAcgtaattcttaaaaaaaattgttttgtgtcaccaaattatcagagccaggactttttttttatttttccgtcgatggaaCGGAGTGGGGGattgttgttttttgtgggacaaactgTACCATGTCTTGTGAGATGTCCGCAATGTCTCCGCAGTATCCaccatgtgtcaggttgtcaggagtcaggtcttcattgtctggggggaaatgtcttcattttactcttctcacctgagagatatgtcataaatgtctgatatatgggggtcccacctttatgtggagaacgggggtcccccgacccgcctggtgaggtgatgactatatccaggtggagaatgaatggagaggtgaccacacatgtgcacgactctccccattcacttgtataggaggtccagaaacagccgagcacggccagaggtggagccgcatctaccagacatttctggcatatcctggggagaaatgtccgtgttgggaatacccctttattccatgtggtgacggctctgagaagatgtttctctcaatgatcaataagtgaggttctgtatgtcacacatgatgttgtcccctgtatgatctccatcttctcctttcttcataaagacgtctgcagtactagatcctccagatcctccagttttctcatcttctcctccacaacgttccttctcctgaatgacccaccaaggatggacatggacaggaatgagatgagcagaagaatattagacttcaccttggagatcatctacctgttgagcggagaggtaaacttttctacattatagaacaagtcacacatagggaagggacaatacataataggaagaatccagtgtcctgtataacagcgtccagaccttccaagtgacatcaagaagctgaagatcagccaccaatgtggtcagttatgtgtcatgtcaccaatgcagcaatagtaatgttgtagagcaatgagaatgaccaggaaccaggaggatcaggatgacatctatatagaaacatagaagatgacggcaggaggagagcacatggtccatctagtccccccaatattatttcctttttagttttggcctcgttctattttctcaatgttttgtaggtgaggtctccagtattacagatatggggtcactagagctctatacagcggggtcacaatctccctcttcctactgaggggggaatactgtgctcagctctctaagtgtctctctccatacacaggagtacacaatagtgaagaagacatcgggtgactgtacgagtcccatcatccatgagtcaggaggatggagcagtagtcccatcgcagagcctccccctcactcccggatacatgagaagatcttagaactgatctacaagatgacggagctgctgactggagaggtgacactgctgggaatgctgggaaattctacagtaacagcactggaggtgtctgggtgatgactgtatcattgtgtgtgtcaggttcctataaggtgtcaggatgtcactgtctatttctccatggaggagtggaagtatctagaaggacacaaggatctgtacgaggaggtcatgatggagaactaccggccgcacacatcacaaggtgagaagagacagatagatatatatattgacATTACTGGGGGCACAGGCTGGACTGGTGGCCATGTTGAAGTCTTAATACCATCATgttcagtacatatacacgtgtgtacaatGACGTGTAATGTAGgatctccacaactttgtctttTCACATCACGTTAGATCCCTACGTTTCCTGCATACGTTTAATAAATCCATAGCGCTCCATTCACCAGACAGATTATGTCCTTTGGTACAAATGAAGCCCAGAGCAGTAGACTGTACGAGCGCAGTAAAGCGAGCTGTACCATCCACGGCTACATGTGTGTAATGTTCATGCTCTCATTCCCGCCGGACTTCTCTCCTGGACTCCTCTCAGTAACTTGTAAGCTCTTTTGCTAAAACGGAGGGTTTTGAggtgggcaggtttggaacactaaactccATCTACATAACGACATGTTGggggtttagtggctccaaacctactgaccggttcctttctaaatgctgccaggactcctagagaaagcctgtgagtcctgcttcccccgcccactcagAATGATTGACAGGTTTCCCTTTGTGATCCTGCTCATAAAATATGAGGGTGTGACAGACGTTCCTGATGGGGCCGATGCCGG
Proteins encoded in this window:
- the LOC142699854 gene encoding gastrula zinc finger protein XlCGF66.1-like, giving the protein MDMDRNEMSRRILDFTLEIIYLLSGEEYTIVKKTSGDCTSPIIHESGGWSSSPIAEPPPHSRIHEKILELIYKMTELLTGEVPIRCQDVTVYFSMEEWKYLEGHKDLYEEVMMENYRPHTSQGIQLLTPST